The Streptomyces sp. NBC_01317 genomic interval CTGGTGGCGGAGACAGCCGTCGCGGCCGTGCCCATGGAGCGCGCCGGCTCGGCCGGCGCCCTCGCCGAGATGAGCAACGAACTCGGCAACGCGCTCGGGATCTCGCTGCTCGGCTCGCTCGCGGCGGTGTGTTTCCGGCTGCTCGGCCCCGACGTCGCGGGCACGCTCGACGAGACGCTCGACACCCCGGGCCTCGCGGCCGGGACGATCGCGGATGCCGAGGAGGCCTTCGTCACGGGCATGCACGTGGCGATCGGCGTGGCGAGCCTGATCCTGTTCGTCCTCGGGTTCCTGGCCCTGCGCTGGCTGCCGCGGGCAACCGCGGAGCCGGCGGTGTGACGCCGCGGTCCCACCGGACTTCGCCCACACGCCCGCACGGGGTCTGAGAGGATTCGGCCATGACAAATGATCTTCTCTTAGGAAAAGTCGCCCTCATCACGGGTGCGAGCAGCGGCATAGGCGCGGCGTCCGCGCGCCTGTTCGCCCAGGAGGGCGCCGCGGTGGTTCTCACCGCCCGGCGCGAGGACCGCCTGGCCGCCCTCGTCGGTGAGTTGAGGGACAAGGGGGCACAAGCGGTCCACGTGGCGGGTGACGTGTCCGTCCCCGAGGACGCCGCCAAGGCGGTGGACCTCGCCATGGCGGAGTACGGACGCCTGGATCTCGCCTTCAACAACGCGGGGATCGGCGGCGACCGCACCCCCCTGCATCTGATGGCGGACGATGTCTACGACACCGTCATGGACACCAACGTCCGCGGTCTCTTCAACTGCCTGCGCCACGAGATAGCGGCGATGCTGGAGCACGGCGGGGGTTCCATCGTCAACAACAGCAGTGTGGGCGGCCTGGTGGCCATCCCGGCCGCCGCTCCCTACATCGCCTCGAAGCACGCCGTCATCGGCTTCACCAGGGCCGCCGCCGACGAGTACGCCAAGCGGGGCATCCGCGTGAACGCGGTGGCCCCCGGCACCACCCGGAGCGAGATCACCACCGACTGGTTCGCTCGCAATCCCGGCTTGGAGGACCACGTCAACTCGCTGACTCCCCAGGGACGTACGGCGGAACCCGAGGAGATCGCGGCGGCGGCGGCCTGGCTGCTCAGTGACCGGTGCGCGTTCCTGACCGGCGCGGTGCTGCCGGTGGACGGCGGCTTCGTCAATCAGTAGGCCCGGAGCCCCGGCGTCACGGCGTCCCCCGGCGTCACCGCGTCCCCCGGGGGCACGGCGTCACCGCCTTCCCGCGCCACCCCGCCGAGCCTGACCCGGAACGCCTCCTTCCCGCTCTGTGTCCCGGTGACCTGGACGGCACACAGGCCGGGAGCGGGGGCGGGCAGGAACGCGGCCTCGATCCAGCAGGGCTCGTCGAACTCGACGTACCGGTAGTAGGTGGTCGTGATCCGCGTGGCGACGAGGCGCGTCGGGGCCAGCAGGGCCTGGGCGGCCTGGTCCGCGGCCTCCAGCAGCGTCAGTCCCGGTACGTGGTCCACGGGGTGGTCGAAGAGGAGGCGGTTGCCCGTGTTGTTGCGCAGCAGCCAGCGACGCGGGCCGTCCCCGGGCGCGAGGGCGACATCGGCGGCGGAGGCCCGACCGGTGAGCTCCGCGGCCACGGGCGCCGGCACGGGCCAGGACCCCCAGTCGAACGTGAGCCGGTCCCCGCGCACCCGCCGGTAGACCCGCGGCGAGATCCAGCGGAACTCGGTCTCGGCCCGGGCCACCGTGACGCCGTCCCGGATCAGGTGGATCCTCATGTGCAGCGAACTGCCGGCCCGCCGGTTCCCCGCCGTCTCCTCCACGGTGACCCGGACATCGAGTTCCGAAGGCTGCCCGAGGGGAGCGCGGAAGCGGGGCGCGACCGTGAAGTCGAGGGTGTCCAGCATGGTCTGGTGCGTCAGTGGAACCTCGTACACGGCGTGCGCGACGAGCAGACCGCTCTGCCGGATGGTCTGGGTGAGCAGGCGCGGATCGTACGGCAGGTCCCCGAAGGCGGCGGGCCACCTGACGCCCACCATGAACTCCTCGTCGCCGGTGCGTCTCCAGCCCGTGACGAGTACGGATTCCTCGTGCTTCAGGTGGGCGTAGGCGGCGAGGAGAGGCGGCGGCGAGGTGGCTAAGCAGGCAATGAGAGTGTCGTCGGACAAGGTCCCCCCTTGGTCGAACCGATATGCAACTCAGCACGTGATGCTGTTAAAGTACCGGCTCTCCGGTCGGTTTTGGGGTGAACGTACGTGCCAGTTCATGAAATGGCAAAGAACGAGCAAGGGGGAGGTAAGGGGTGGCGAAGCAGGAACGCGCGATCCACACCCGCAGAATGATCCTCGAGGCCGCGGCGGAGATGTTCAACGAGTTCGGTTACGACGCCACCAGCATCGGCGGCCTCATCGACCGGATCCAAC includes:
- a CDS encoding SDR family NAD(P)-dependent oxidoreductase, which translates into the protein MTNDLLLGKVALITGASSGIGAASARLFAQEGAAVVLTARREDRLAALVGELRDKGAQAVHVAGDVSVPEDAAKAVDLAMAEYGRLDLAFNNAGIGGDRTPLHLMADDVYDTVMDTNVRGLFNCLRHEIAAMLEHGGGSIVNNSSVGGLVAIPAAAPYIASKHAVIGFTRAAADEYAKRGIRVNAVAPGTTRSEITTDWFARNPGLEDHVNSLTPQGRTAEPEEIAAAAAWLLSDRCAFLTGAVLPVDGGFVNQ
- a CDS encoding ScbA/BarX family gamma-butyrolactone biosynthesis protein, which gives rise to MSDDTLIACLATSPPPLLAAYAHLKHEESVLVTGWRRTGDEEFMVGVRWPAAFGDLPYDPRLLTQTIRQSGLLVAHAVYEVPLTHQTMLDTLDFTVAPRFRAPLGQPSELDVRVTVEETAGNRRAGSSLHMRIHLIRDGVTVARAETEFRWISPRVYRRVRGDRLTFDWGSWPVPAPVAAELTGRASAADVALAPGDGPRRWLLRNNTGNRLLFDHPVDHVPGLTLLEAADQAAQALLAPTRLVATRITTTYYRYVEFDEPCWIEAAFLPAPAPGLCAVQVTGTQSGKEAFRVRLGGVAREGGDAVPPGDAVTPGDAVTPGLRAY